In the genome of Spirochaetia bacterium, one region contains:
- a CDS encoding FKBP-type peptidyl-prolyl cis-trans isomerase produces MKNKRKSVLIIAAVSLLLTSTMLFAEGTREVAPEADVAKVVNITKTGEGEWNFDVVTENAETTIHVDPSTKSIMNPANYRIGDYITVNPDTDTIRYITPLVINGIVPFKEFPVQITVPPTDYGTDNLAQAFSYAYGELIGKSMNDNKLTLQGGYFARGIIDCVNQAEHTLYTMDQLTDFLKTFQNDIMANNKLPKDNGEKMDMDQVKQLESSDNIDNEYSYAYGYLLSAQMLSQGLDIEGDYLAQGILDHLFSNTPLITDVQQQLAMNDYQKQYTEERQQEAAKLAKENLAAAETFLKTNKTNADVTTTADGIEYKVLTAGDGPIPASTDTVTLNYELSDPKGNVISTSFGSKPVQFALNQVVPGFAEAVEQMHVGSTIITWIHPSLGYGENGTQGIEPNMMLTFKIQLISIDTAAAATTPASTDATANASAGTDAAASAK; encoded by the coding sequence ATGAAAAACAAAAGAAAATCCGTGCTGATCATAGCTGCAGTTTCCCTGCTGTTGACTTCAACAATGCTTTTTGCAGAAGGAACCAGAGAAGTCGCTCCTGAGGCAGATGTAGCAAAAGTCGTCAACATCACGAAAACCGGAGAAGGAGAATGGAATTTCGATGTAGTGACCGAAAACGCAGAGACAACCATCCATGTCGATCCCTCAACGAAAAGTATCATGAATCCGGCAAACTACAGAATCGGTGATTATATTACGGTCAACCCAGATACCGATACCATCCGTTACATCACGCCGCTGGTAATCAACGGCATTGTTCCGTTCAAAGAGTTCCCCGTACAGATTACGGTTCCTCCGACTGACTATGGCACAGACAACTTGGCCCAGGCATTTTCCTATGCATATGGTGAGTTGATCGGTAAATCGATGAACGACAACAAGCTCACGCTTCAAGGTGGCTATTTTGCACGAGGCATCATTGATTGCGTCAATCAGGCAGAGCATACGCTCTATACCATGGATCAGCTTACAGATTTCCTGAAAACCTTCCAGAACGACATAATGGCAAACAACAAGCTGCCAAAGGACAACGGAGAGAAGATGGACATGGACCAGGTCAAGCAACTGGAATCAAGCGACAATATAGACAATGAATATTCCTACGCCTATGGCTATCTGCTTTCAGCCCAGATGCTTTCACAGGGACTGGACATCGAGGGAGATTACCTTGCCCAAGGAATCCTTGATCACCTCTTCAGCAATACACCGTTGATCACTGACGTCCAGCAGCAACTGGCAATGAATGATTATCAGAAGCAGTATACGGAAGAACGCCAGCAGGAAGCTGCAAAGCTTGCCAAGGAAAATCTTGCCGCTGCAGAGACCTTCCTCAAGACCAACAAGACAAATGCCGATGTTACTACCACAGCTGATGGCATCGAGTATAAGGTCCTTACGGCAGGAGACGGCCCTATCCCGGCAAGTACCGATACGGTGACCCTCAACTACGAACTCTCAGATCCTAAAGGAAACGTCATTTCGACAAGCTTTGGTAGCAAACCCGTGCAGTTTGCCCTCAATCAGGTAGTACCTGGTTTTGCCGAAGCCGTAGAACAGATGCATGTGGGGTCGACCATCATCACTTGGATCCACCCTTCACTTGGCTATGGGGAAAATGGAACACAGGGCATCGAACCGAACATGATGCTTACCTTCAAGATTCAGCTGATTTCCATTGATACCGCTGCTGCAGCCACTACTCCGGCTAGTACTGATGCTACAGCCAATGCCTCGGCAGGTACCGATGCTGCGGCTTCCGCAAAGTAA
- a CDS encoding bile acid:sodium symporter family protein, which produces MKFLQKLSNFVGKYMAYIVLVIAALALFVPQTFTGWLTTSWVVPLLMVVMFGMGLTIKPADFAVVFKRPRDVIIGFITQFTIMPLLAFGLGKAFHLPDALLVGVVLVGTCPGGTSSNVMTYLADGDVPLSVGMTCVSTIFAPLLTPIITYLLLRTTVAVPVASMILSIVKVVLIPIGLGFVINHFFEKQTQQAVSVLPLVSVTAIVLIVAAVVSVSAAKILSSAAIVFAVVILHNCFGYLAGFLVARALHLNIAKSKALAIEVGMQNSGLATSLAKTTFPTEPMAMVPGAIFSVWHNISGAILANIFSNIKDKEKAPAMADDTATI; this is translated from the coding sequence ATGAAATTTCTTCAGAAATTGAGTAATTTTGTCGGAAAGTACATGGCGTACATCGTGCTCGTCATTGCAGCGTTGGCTCTTTTCGTGCCACAGACATTCACCGGTTGGCTTACTACCTCATGGGTTGTTCCTTTGTTGATGGTGGTCATGTTCGGTATGGGACTTACCATCAAGCCGGCAGATTTTGCTGTCGTATTCAAACGTCCTCGGGATGTCATCATCGGTTTCATTACCCAGTTTACCATAATGCCGTTGCTGGCTTTTGGCTTAGGTAAGGCATTTCACCTGCCTGATGCTTTGCTGGTCGGGGTCGTCTTGGTAGGTACCTGTCCCGGCGGTACGTCATCAAATGTCATGACGTATCTCGCAGACGGAGATGTCCCTCTCTCAGTGGGTATGACCTGCGTTTCAACGATCTTTGCTCCGTTGCTTACGCCCATAATTACGTACCTACTGCTCCGTACCACCGTTGCCGTACCCGTCGCCAGCATGATCCTTTCAATCGTAAAGGTCGTCTTGATTCCGATCGGACTGGGATTCGTCATCAACCACTTCTTTGAAAAGCAGACCCAGCAGGCAGTATCTGTGCTGCCCTTGGTTTCAGTCACGGCAATCGTATTGATCGTAGCTGCCGTCGTATCGGTAAGTGCTGCCAAGATCCTTTCCAGCGCAGCAATAGTCTTTGCAGTCGTCATCCTGCACAACTGTTTTGGTTATCTGGCAGGCTTCCTCGTTGCACGGGCATTGCATCTGAACATTGCAAAGAGCAAGGCTCTTGCCATTGAAGTCGGCATGCAGAACAGCGGATTGGCTACCAGTCTGGCAAAGACGACATTCCCCACAGAACCCATGGCAATGGTTCCAGGAGCTATCTTCAGCGTCTGGCATAACATCAGCGGCGCAATCCTTGCAAATATCTTTTCCAACATCAAGGACAAGGAAAAGGCTCCTGCCATGGCGGATGATACCGCAACTATCTGA
- a CDS encoding MTAP family purine nucleoside phosphorylase: MKAIIGGTGLDELYRECEPVEITTEYGKVKLFERNNLVFLPRHGFKHSIPPHLINYRANVAALKQLGVDEAVGIYSVGAITRRIAPGEVTLISDFIDFTGGNRAGTFQDSEGAAVAHVSMEQPFSHALQEKLLSVARKLKFPLSEGGIYVCTNGPRLESRAEIRMFSHLGGDFVGMTGCPEIFLMAEAGIAFAGIAYCINWASGIAASGIMFLDDLTIAEISKALIALCKAALA, encoded by the coding sequence ATGAAAGCAATAATCGGAGGTACAGGTCTTGATGAACTGTACAGGGAATGTGAACCTGTAGAAATCACGACTGAATATGGCAAAGTGAAACTGTTTGAAAGGAACAACCTGGTCTTTTTGCCCCGTCATGGGTTCAAGCATTCCATACCACCGCATCTCATCAATTATCGTGCAAATGTCGCAGCCTTGAAGCAATTGGGTGTTGATGAGGCCGTAGGTATCTATTCTGTAGGAGCCATTACACGTCGCATTGCTCCTGGAGAAGTAACTTTGATATCGGATTTCATTGACTTCACGGGAGGCAATCGGGCCGGTACTTTTCAGGATAGTGAAGGAGCGGCTGTTGCACATGTATCTATGGAACAACCTTTTTCCCATGCATTGCAGGAGAAACTTCTTTCTGTAGCCAGGAAATTGAAGTTTCCTCTTTCAGAAGGCGGTATCTATGTATGTACCAATGGCCCTAGGCTGGAAAGCCGTGCTGAAATACGGATGTTTTCCCATCTTGGTGGGGATTTTGTCGGCATGACGGGTTGCCCGGAAATTTTTCTCATGGCAGAAGCCGGCATCGCTTTTGCTGGTATTGCCTATTGCATCAACTGGGCCAGTGGCATCGCTGCCTCGGGAATCATGTTCCTTGATGACTTGACCATCGCAGAGATTTCCAAGGCATTGATTGCACTTTGCAAGGCTGCCCTGGCTTAG
- a CDS encoding translation initiation factor 2 yields the protein MIVLDLPYVLQKDHICHYADDIFYIGDRRSFPFERKDVACQTFEEVASALKCMVTQGGGPLQVALTCLEFAASLIDEGKLPLGKDTFSDCLRPVLGSRPTNTTMKRETEKLISKINMLYDQGELSKGNASIQVRRLVGQREEELDQLYDRMAEYGASLLEDGDVVLTTCFAEHTFLLSLFHATKQGKHIRVLVNETRPYLQGARLTAPSLQEMGIDCRIITDGMGAHFMREHEITKYMTAADLVTMDGTVVNKTGTLANAIAACLYGIPYYAFAMSPDSSRHDAGDIVMEMRNPREVTVVMGKPTTAEGIEGLYPAFDVIDPDLVTAVVTGKGVLTPGQIQGAFV from the coding sequence ATGATTGTGCTTGATTTGCCTTATGTACTTCAGAAGGACCATATCTGCCATTATGCTGATGATATCTTCTATATAGGAGACCGGAGGAGTTTTCCTTTTGAGAGAAAGGATGTGGCCTGCCAGACCTTTGAAGAGGTTGCTTCCGCACTGAAATGTATGGTCACCCAGGGTGGAGGCCCCCTCCAGGTTGCACTGACCTGCTTGGAATTTGCTGCATCATTGATTGATGAGGGAAAACTGCCGCTTGGAAAAGATACCTTCAGTGATTGTCTTCGTCCTGTCCTCGGAAGCCGACCTACCAATACTACGATGAAAAGGGAAACTGAAAAGCTTATTTCCAAGATCAACATGCTTTATGACCAAGGTGAGCTTTCCAAGGGAAATGCCAGTATACAAGTCAGACGGCTGGTCGGGCAGAGGGAAGAAGAGTTGGATCAGCTCTATGACCGTATGGCAGAGTATGGGGCCTCGTTGCTTGAAGACGGGGATGTCGTGCTTACTACCTGTTTTGCAGAACATACGTTCCTGCTTTCTCTTTTCCATGCAACCAAACAGGGAAAGCACATCCGCGTGCTGGTGAATGAGACCCGGCCATACTTGCAGGGAGCCAGACTCACTGCACCCAGCCTGCAGGAAATGGGAATAGACTGCAGGATCATTACTGACGGTATGGGAGCACATTTCATGAGAGAACACGAAATCACCAAGTATATGACTGCTGCAGACCTGGTGACCATGGATGGCACTGTAGTCAACAAGACCGGAACCCTTGCCAATGCAATTGCTGCATGCCTGTATGGAATTCCTTACTATGCATTTGCAATGTCCCCTGATAGTTCACGGCATGATGCCGGCGATATTGTCATGGAGATGCGAAATCCCCGGGAAGTTACCGTGGTTATGGGAAAACCGACCACAGCGGAGGGAATAGAAGGGCTTTATCCTGCTTTTGATGTCATTGATCCGGATTTGGTCACTGCCGTTGTTACCGGCAAAGGTGTACTTACACCTGGACAGATACAAGGAGCATTCGTATGA
- a CDS encoding DNA lyase — MDFHLEHTLFCGQCFCWRKERNGWCAVLEGELRHICQHDEPEEGSFLYRYLDFDFDYVKALSEISQMDPILKKAVGQLGEIHILRQDLWETIIGFILSQNNNIKRIEGLYDRLSFAYGTDVGEGFHAFPRPEQMSHVSEHELRELGLGFRAGYVLDAVDRSDKLLGIAGLEADEVDEVLRKTRGIGPKVSACIRLFGLHDLSAFPRDVWINRVMGCWFPDRETSCFAPYQGLVQQYLFAFARAGGLP; from the coding sequence ATGGATTTTCATCTGGAACATACCCTTTTCTGCGGACAATGTTTTTGCTGGCGAAAGGAAAGAAATGGTTGGTGTGCCGTATTGGAAGGAGAGCTCCGCCATATCTGCCAACATGATGAACCGGAAGAGGGTTCTTTTCTCTATAGGTATCTTGATTTTGATTTTGACTATGTGAAGGCGCTTTCTGAGATTTCACAGATGGATCCTATTCTGAAAAAAGCTGTAGGACAACTTGGTGAGATCCATATCTTGCGACAGGACCTATGGGAAACCATAATCGGCTTCATTTTGAGCCAGAACAATAACATCAAGAGGATTGAAGGTCTCTATGACCGTCTGTCCTTTGCCTATGGGACTGATGTCGGTGAAGGCTTCCATGCCTTTCCCCGTCCTGAACAGATGTCCCATGTGAGTGAACATGAGCTACGGGAACTTGGTTTGGGATTCCGTGCAGGCTACGTGCTGGATGCCGTGGATAGGAGCGACAAGTTGCTGGGAATTGCAGGTCTTGAAGCAGATGAGGTCGATGAAGTATTGCGCAAGACCCGCGGGATAGGGCCGAAGGTAAGTGCTTGCATCAGGCTTTTCGGCTTGCATGACCTGTCGGCATTTCCCCGGGATGTGTGGATCAACAGGGTAATGGGCTGCTGGTTCCCTGACAGGGAAACATCTTGCTTTGCACCTTATCAAGGCCTTGTCCAGCAGTACCTCTTTGCATTTGCAAGGGCTGGGGGATTACCATGA
- a CDS encoding cytidylate kinase-like family protein — MAFDTIFTIGRQFGSAGRRVGSEIAKKLNIPFYDKELISLVAKDSGLNEAIIENADEKAANSFFQSLLVGTNPFGAFPLATSNLGMSELPLNERVFLIQCDTIRKIADKGACVIVGRCADYVLRENRDRLLSAFITAPLDDRMERAINLYQIPEKKATNEVLKNDKIRAHYYNYFTDKKWGACENYDISIDSSLLGIEGTAQFLIDFDKLRREKASSK, encoded by the coding sequence ATGGCATTTGATACGATTTTTACGATCGGCAGGCAGTTCGGAAGCGCCGGACGCAGAGTGGGAAGCGAAATTGCAAAGAAACTGAATATACCTTTTTATGACAAGGAGCTTATCTCCCTTGTTGCAAAGGACAGTGGCCTGAATGAAGCAATCATAGAAAACGCAGATGAAAAGGCGGCGAATTCCTTTTTCCAGTCTTTGCTGGTCGGGACAAATCCCTTCGGAGCTTTTCCTCTGGCAACTTCAAACCTAGGCATGTCAGAATTGCCTTTGAATGAAAGGGTCTTCCTTATCCAATGTGATACCATCAGGAAAATAGCTGACAAGGGGGCCTGTGTCATCGTCGGCAGATGTGCTGATTATGTGTTGCGTGAGAACAGGGACAGGTTGTTGTCTGCATTTATCACCGCACCTCTTGATGACAGGATGGAACGAGCTATCAACCTATATCAGATTCCTGAAAAGAAAGCGACGAATGAAGTCCTGAAGAATGACAAGATAAGGGCTCACTACTACAACTATTTTACCGACAAGAAATGGGGTGCATGTGAAAATTATGATATTTCAATTGACTCTTCCTTGTTGGGCATAGAAGGAACTGCCCAGTTCCTTATAGATTTTGACAAGCTGAGAAGGGAAAAAGCTTCGTCAAAATGA